A window from Symbiopectobacterium purcellii encodes these proteins:
- a CDS encoding mandelate racemase/muconate lactonizing enzyme family protein, with the protein MKITNIETFFYHPGGGKNLLFVKVDTDEGIYGWGEAYVTNTKEKVVSEYLNAISPLVIGREAYHIRHFGQTLLDDFAIRRNSVDLLCAWSAIELALWDIVGKKAGLPLHRILGGAVREKIRLYANGWWFGAKSIDDTVKRALNVVAQGYDAIKWDPFPGPWRTFISRADETAAVENVKAVREAVGPNVELLIDGHRRLAPNHAIRVIERLEEYDIGWYEEPCPPENIDLTVEVKRSTHTPIVLGEALYTKEGFVPVFEKRAADIINPDICAVGGLLSMLEIAALAAPHGVAVTPHNYNSPIVGLAVTVHLSAVIPNFNIAEVFVNLIEPTQSIATQGITIANGWADVPDAPGLGIDLDINELKKRPYSPLPGKGLRDYREEFPRKVATVAPNVFNPA; encoded by the coding sequence ATGAAAATCACAAATATTGAAACCTTTTTTTATCATCCAGGGGGCGGGAAAAATCTGCTTTTTGTCAAAGTGGATACCGATGAAGGCATTTACGGTTGGGGCGAAGCCTATGTGACGAATACCAAAGAGAAGGTCGTCAGTGAATATCTTAATGCTATCTCTCCGCTGGTGATCGGGCGTGAAGCCTATCATATCCGTCACTTTGGTCAGACGCTGCTTGATGATTTTGCGATTCGCCGTAATTCGGTTGACCTGCTGTGCGCGTGGAGCGCTATCGAATTGGCGCTGTGGGATATCGTCGGCAAGAAGGCCGGGCTGCCGCTGCACCGTATTCTGGGTGGCGCGGTGCGCGAAAAAATTCGCCTTTACGCCAACGGCTGGTGGTTCGGTGCCAAGAGCATTGACGATACGGTAAAACGCGCCTTGAACGTGGTTGCTCAAGGGTATGATGCCATCAAATGGGATCCCTTCCCCGGTCCATGGCGCACCTTTATTTCACGCGCCGATGAAACTGCTGCCGTGGAGAATGTGAAGGCGGTACGCGAAGCGGTTGGGCCGAATGTAGAACTGCTGATTGACGGCCATCGTCGCCTGGCACCGAATCATGCAATCCGCGTGATTGAACGTCTGGAAGAATATGATATCGGCTGGTACGAAGAGCCGTGCCCGCCAGAAAACATCGATCTGACCGTCGAGGTCAAACGCAGCACTCACACGCCGATCGTGCTGGGTGAAGCGCTCTACACCAAAGAAGGGTTTGTGCCGGTGTTTGAGAAACGCGCGGCGGACATTATCAACCCGGATATTTGTGCAGTCGGCGGCCTGTTATCCATGCTGGAGATTGCTGCGCTGGCCGCGCCGCACGGCGTGGCGGTAACACCGCATAACTACAACAGCCCCATTGTCGGCCTGGCAGTGACGGTCCACCTCTCCGCAGTTATCCCTAACTTCAATATTGCAGAAGTGTTCGTCAACCTGATTGAACCGACACAGAGTATTGCCACACAAGGCATTACGATTGCCAACGGCTGGGCCGATGTGCCCGATGCGCCGGGATTGGGAATCGATCTGGATATCAATGAACTCAAGAAACGCCCTTACAGCCCCTTACCGGGTAAAGGACTGCGCGATTACCGCGAAGAATTCCCGCGCAAAGTTGCTACCGTCGCCCCCAATGTTTTTAACCCAGCCTGA
- a CDS encoding scabin-related ADP-ribosyltransferase, with product MGRVMLIFFMCLFSGSAYPAFFFRYSVVPPERVFQQGFLPLGNNSNVYQHIAVVSCFDRNANSRFISTSSSQLMAMEMANANTPIGSNYYLYRIRPTDNFYNSMNSVQAAMNRTHDERFLAAYFYYMLEEEWLAEGGISPQQIHSAIEYQSQGPHQEATLIMEYLNAAYIEAYSTPSNTVYSIPDLPAEHVNEPQNCTGCNVHFPEKKYKRSVKYELELWRMCSHKHLEIFFGD from the coding sequence ATGGGCAGAGTTATGTTGATTTTCTTTATGTGTTTATTTAGCGGTAGCGCATACCCTGCATTCTTTTTTCGCTACTCAGTGGTTCCTCCTGAGCGGGTTTTCCAACAGGGTTTTCTCCCACTGGGCAACAACAGCAATGTGTATCAACACATTGCTGTTGTTAGTTGTTTTGATCGTAACGCAAACTCCAGGTTTATTTCTACATCGTCATCGCAATTAATGGCAATGGAAATGGCAAATGCAAATACTCCGATAGGCTCGAATTACTATTTATATCGGATTCGACCAACGGATAACTTTTATAATTCTATGAATAGCGTGCAGGCAGCAATGAACCGAACGCATGATGAGCGATTTCTGGCGGCGTACTTTTATTATATGCTTGAGGAGGAGTGGTTGGCAGAAGGCGGGATTAGTCCTCAACAGATTCATAGTGCCATAGAATACCAGAGTCAGGGCCCCCACCAAGAAGCAACCCTAATAATGGAATATCTAAATGCAGCCTACATTGAGGCCTACAGCACACCGAGTAATACGGTTTATAGTATTCCTGACCTTCCCGCAGAACATGTCAATGAGCCACAGAACTGTACCGGATGTAATGTTCATTTTCCAGAAAAAAAATATAAAAGGAGTGTCAAATATGAACTTGAGTTGTGGCGTATGTGCAGTCATAAGCATCTTGAGATTTTTTTTGGTGACTGA
- a CDS encoding tripartite tricarboxylate transporter TctB family protein, with amino-acid sequence MSATHKRLQGEFLSGIAIALLGAGAIALATTEHTLGTAARMGAGYMPTILGALLVLLGGLIAARAWLSSPRRRAPDEAGFTLRAPLLMLGAVILFALLVDQWGIIVASLLTVITAAIGSREAKLKETLALATVLAFSVPLLFVQVLGLPLKVWPL; translated from the coding sequence ATGTCTGCAACGCATAAACGTTTACAGGGCGAATTCCTGTCCGGCATCGCGATTGCCCTGCTTGGCGCAGGCGCCATCGCGCTCGCCACGACCGAGCATACGCTAGGGACCGCCGCCAGAATGGGTGCCGGTTACATGCCGACCATTTTGGGTGCACTGTTGGTACTGCTGGGGGGATTGATTGCCGCGCGTGCCTGGCTGTCATCCCCACGTCGCCGCGCCCCCGATGAAGCAGGTTTCACGCTGCGTGCTCCGCTATTGATGCTGGGTGCGGTGATTTTATTTGCCCTGTTGGTCGATCAGTGGGGCATTATTGTTGCCAGCCTGCTGACGGTAATTACCGCCGCAATCGGCAGTCGTGAAGCAAAACTCAAGGAAACGCTGGCGCTGGCGACGGTGCTGGCGTTTTCTGTCCCACTGCTGTTTGTTCAGGTACTGGGCTTACCGCTTAAGGTATGGCCGTTATGA
- a CDS encoding Bug family tripartite tricarboxylate transporter substrate binding protein — MNTSGISRRRWLQFASASLVAAGIALSSPAVAANADWPTKTVKLVVPFPPGGGTDLLARALAERLSKSFGQTFVVENRPGAGAAVGTEYVARATDGHTFLFASSNHVTVPALNTHLRYDIFKDFKSISLVSDQASVFAVSPDLPGKNLTEVLAHIKANPGKYNYGTAGIGSGQHLSTAYLQQLTGIDVVHVPLKGQGEIISELLGKRIQLGFLVLSTAVPYFEAGTIRPLGVSTEQRSPFAPDIPTLSEAGVPNFVARSWLGLLGPASTPDSVVTRLHDAVVGYQNDPSYIAITDKAGMTLVNSTPAEFDAEIKRGYEQWRTVVTNANIQQQ, encoded by the coding sequence ATGAATACATCGGGGATATCACGCCGTCGCTGGTTACAGTTCGCGTCCGCTTCTCTAGTGGCCGCTGGGATCGCATTAAGTTCCCCCGCTGTGGCGGCGAACGCTGATTGGCCGACCAAAACCGTCAAGTTGGTGGTGCCCTTTCCACCCGGCGGAGGCACCGACCTGTTAGCACGCGCCCTGGCGGAGCGTCTGAGTAAATCGTTCGGTCAGACGTTTGTGGTGGAAAACCGGCCGGGAGCAGGAGCGGCTGTCGGCACCGAATATGTGGCACGGGCAACCGACGGTCACACCTTCCTGTTCGCCTCGTCCAATCACGTAACCGTACCGGCACTCAACACCCACTTGCGCTATGACATCTTCAAGGATTTCAAATCTATCTCTCTGGTAAGCGACCAGGCGAGTGTCTTCGCCGTCTCGCCCGATCTGCCGGGAAAAAACCTGACGGAAGTGTTGGCGCACATCAAAGCCAATCCAGGTAAATACAACTACGGCACCGCGGGTATTGGCTCCGGCCAGCATCTCAGCACCGCCTATTTACAACAGTTAACGGGTATTGATGTGGTGCATGTGCCACTCAAAGGTCAGGGCGAAATCATTTCCGAACTGCTGGGCAAGCGGATTCAACTGGGCTTCCTGGTGTTGAGTACGGCAGTGCCCTACTTTGAGGCCGGCACCATTCGCCCACTGGGCGTTTCAACCGAACAGCGCAGTCCGTTTGCTCCCGATATTCCAACCCTTTCAGAAGCGGGGGTCCCTAACTTTGTTGCCCGTTCCTGGCTGGGGCTGCTTGGCCCGGCATCGACGCCAGATAGCGTCGTAACGCGACTGCACGATGCCGTGGTTGGCTACCAGAACGATCCGAGCTACATCGCGATCACCGACAAAGCCGGCATGACGTTGGTCAACAGTACGCCAGCGGAATTTGATGCCGAAATCAAACGCGGTTACGAGCAATGGCGCACCGTGGTAACCAACGCCAATATCCAGCAGCAATAA
- a CDS encoding RraA family protein, with the protein MASVIKTDFPRPSVDQLAAFKTANTALIYQAAGQRGALHSTLKPLRPGFRLLGAAFTAAGFPGDNLTGHAAITLAQPGDILVYSVDGFTQGASFGDMMATLAANRGLGGILIDGAIRDAALLRTWDLPLFARGISLKSRGEKAQLGPLAAPLTVAGVQISPGDLIVGDDDGVIAIAYARLDDTIARLRQLQEEKTRLLHRFSSTATQEDWQALKAWE; encoded by the coding sequence TTGGCCAGCGTAATAAAAACAGATTTTCCCCGACCCAGTGTGGATCAATTGGCCGCATTCAAAACGGCCAATACTGCACTGATTTATCAGGCCGCAGGACAACGCGGTGCGCTGCATTCCACCCTCAAACCACTGCGCCCGGGATTTCGCTTGCTGGGTGCCGCGTTTACCGCCGCCGGTTTTCCCGGCGACAACCTGACGGGGCACGCCGCCATCACGCTGGCGCAACCGGGAGATATCCTGGTGTATAGCGTGGACGGCTTCACCCAGGGTGCATCTTTCGGCGACATGATGGCAACGCTGGCTGCCAACCGCGGGCTGGGGGGGATATTGATTGACGGTGCGATTCGCGATGCCGCGCTATTACGTACCTGGGATCTCCCTCTGTTTGCCCGTGGCATTAGCCTGAAAAGCCGGGGCGAAAAAGCACAGCTCGGCCCACTCGCGGCCCCGCTGACGGTGGCTGGTGTGCAAATATCCCCCGGCGACCTGATTGTGGGCGATGACGACGGCGTGATCGCCATTGCCTATGCCCGGCTTGATGACACGATTGCGCGTTTACGGCAACTCCAAGAAGAAAAAACACGCTTGCTGCATCGTTTCTCATCCACCGCAACCCAGGAAGATTGGCAAGCGCTGAAAGCGTGGGAATAG
- the fis gene encoding DNA-binding transcriptional regulator Fis: MFEQRVNSDVLTVSTVNSQAQVTQKPLRDSVKQALKNYFAQLNGQDVNDLYELVLAEVEQPLLDMVMQYTRGNQTRAALMMGINRGTLRKKLKKYGMN; this comes from the coding sequence ATGTTCGAACAACGCGTGAATTCTGACGTACTGACCGTTTCTACCGTAAACTCTCAGGCTCAGGTAACCCAAAAACCCCTGCGCGACTCGGTTAAACAGGCACTGAAGAACTATTTCGCTCAACTTAACGGTCAGGATGTGAATGACCTGTATGAGCTGGTATTGGCTGAAGTTGAACAGCCACTGTTGGACATGGTGATGCAGTACACCCGTGGTAACCAGACCCGCGCAGCCCTGATGATGGGTATCAACCGCGGTACGCTGCGCAAGAAATTGAAAAAATACGGCATGAACTGA
- a CDS encoding 4-carboxy-4-hydroxy-2-oxoadipate aldolase/oxaloacetate decarboxylase, with protein sequence MSKLTQDFIRPDQELIDAFKDITTATAHEAFGRRGAVDSAIKPIYPGLRVLGSAFTVKTPAGDNFTIHAALQLAKPGDVLVIDAGDYKEQGSFGDVMATAALSRGIAGLVTNGGVRDAERIHKLGFPIFSRSISIKGTVKETFGEINQPIAFGGVTINPGDLIIGDDDGIVAIPRENIEEVLAASRSRDEKEVKLRAQIQQGKTIWELHNFNALLKRNGIDVDI encoded by the coding sequence ATGTCAAAACTTACTCAAGATTTTATTCGCCCAGACCAGGAACTGATTGACGCTTTTAAAGATATCACCACCGCCACCGCCCATGAAGCCTTTGGCCGACGCGGTGCGGTAGACTCCGCCATCAAGCCGATTTATCCCGGCTTACGTGTATTGGGCTCCGCATTTACGGTTAAAACCCCTGCCGGGGATAATTTCACCATCCACGCGGCGCTCCAGCTGGCCAAACCCGGTGACGTCCTGGTGATTGATGCCGGAGACTACAAGGAGCAAGGTTCGTTTGGCGATGTCATGGCAACGGCGGCCCTTAGCCGTGGTATCGCTGGATTGGTCACCAACGGCGGGGTGCGAGATGCTGAGCGCATTCACAAATTGGGTTTCCCCATTTTTTCTCGCTCCATTTCCATCAAAGGCACTGTCAAAGAAACCTTTGGTGAAATCAATCAGCCGATCGCTTTTGGCGGGGTGACGATTAACCCTGGCGATCTGATCATCGGTGATGATGACGGTATCGTTGCCATCCCGCGCGAGAACATTGAAGAAGTGCTTGCCGCCTCGCGCAGCCGTGATGAAAAAGAAGTGAAACTGCGGGCGCAAATTCAGCAGGGCAAAACCATCTGGGAACTGCATAATTTCAATGCGCTGTTAAAGCGTAACGGTATTGATGTTGATATTTGA
- a CDS encoding RraA family protein: MSETQPIAQQLLPYADRLLGTLNPPLIRQVEITRPSAEVIEGFLSLPDLTSVVADILDALGYDTAIPAQTLRPLAPGQRIVGPAVTARQSRARQLPGFTLSAGNAPQGGGIDQITLTQPGDVFVVDAAGSTDASSFGGILATAAKAKGLAGVVVDGAVRDSGSIVELGLKVWSRSITPRTGKRRLELVAFNDVVNIGGVQVRPGDLILADNDGVIIVPSDVAQTVLESALQAAEKESHLLKALEQGASAHDAAGILAPGKW, from the coding sequence ATGAGCGAAACACAACCGATAGCACAACAGTTACTGCCTTATGCCGATCGCCTGCTGGGTACGCTGAACCCGCCGTTAATCAGGCAAGTGGAGATAACCCGACCGTCCGCAGAGGTGATTGAGGGGTTTTTATCATTGCCGGATCTGACCTCGGTGGTGGCGGACATTCTTGATGCGTTGGGCTATGACACGGCGATCCCGGCACAGACGCTACGGCCACTTGCGCCGGGGCAGCGTATCGTCGGACCGGCGGTGACAGCGCGCCAGAGCCGCGCCAGACAATTACCCGGCTTCACGTTGTCCGCAGGCAATGCGCCGCAAGGCGGCGGTATCGACCAAATCACGCTAACGCAACCCGGCGATGTGTTCGTGGTTGATGCGGCAGGCAGCACCGATGCTTCCAGCTTTGGCGGCATTCTTGCCACCGCGGCGAAGGCCAAAGGGCTCGCAGGCGTGGTGGTTGACGGTGCCGTGCGCGACAGCGGCAGTATCGTTGAATTGGGGCTGAAGGTCTGGTCACGCAGCATCACGCCACGCACCGGTAAGCGCCGTCTGGAACTGGTGGCGTTTAACGACGTGGTCAATATCGGCGGCGTTCAGGTCAGGCCTGGCGATCTGATTCTGGCGGATAACGATGGCGTGATTATCGTCCCCAGTGATGTTGCGCAGACCGTGCTGGAAAGCGCACTGCAAGCGGCAGAGAAAGAGAGTCATCTGTTGAAAGCGCTGGAACAGGGCGCATCGGCACATGACGCCGCAGGCATTCTGGCTCCCGGTAAATGGTGA